The window ggataactcggtgctaccggacCTTAAAAATCAAGCCtagaacccatacataattattcaatccaattttaaacataattaattatttaatttattaagctaacacacaaaattctaaaaatgttgaaattgacacacataataattaaggataactcggtgctaccgggccttaaaaattgagcctggaacccatacataattatttagtccaattttaaactaaattaattatttaatttattaagctaacacacacaattaattttatttaaattatagtTGACGACATGGACTTTCCTCTGCCTGCGCATCCCGGACCTATCGAGGATCAACTACTAGTGTTGCAGGGCGACCATAGGTCCTCCTTTGTATGGGAGGGATAGCTATCGATGCAGCCTCTCCGCCCCAGGAGACCTGACGATTCGTGGGAGTTTATCGGGGAGCATCCTTTCCATGCCCGCGTAGTCGCGCGCCTACAGGCTATGGGCTTCTATACGATTTTTGAGCTTGGACGGATGCAGCTTGATTGGTCTCTCATCACGGCCTTGGTAGAGCGGTGGcaaccggagacgcacacttttcacttgcccactggagaggccaccatcatgctggaggatgttcaggttttgtacgGGCTGTGCGTAGATGGACGGGCCGTAGCACTGCCCCAGTACATTAGATCCATGACGCGTGCACAGTTTTTGGATATGATGGGGCATTTTACTGGTTATAGACTTCAGGGTGACGCTGGGGGCAGTCGCGTTGCTTTGTCAGCCATCAGAGATCATATGGAATTTTTGCACCCAGACATTACCGGCGAGACGGAGGATCTCCATATTGAGAGGTACACGCAGTTGGCGCTGCTCCTGCTTTTCGGgtgtgtcttgttcccgaacacttcagggagtaaagtgagtatgcGCTTTCTCCATCATCTTCAACAGCTGGATGGTTTACCCTAGTACAGTTGGAGTGCTGCTGTTCACGCATACCTGTATAGGAGCatgtgccgggcgagcatgggcCCAGCAGTggacatatgtggttttctgcccctcctacaggtgacaacattttcgaatactctgttcatttctctgaattctatatggtcgaaatgactcataaattttacatcaaccttttatcttaggtttgggcctgacagccacctctaccaccacttGCGCCTGGTGAGGCTtatccgtttctccctctagcttctAGGTGGATTCTCCGGTGTGGGAACTACCGAGGGaccgatgctcatcataatctccctcTTATCAGGGATGTGCTAGATATGTTGGTGGACGgacaggtaaatatgtacctacacttacttgttttaaattgagttgtgttgcgcatactcacttttatgttattatttggtaGTTCATCTAGATGCCATACAACGACGAGTTGCTAGCCCAGCTGCCCTTTTATTGCTCAGTCAATCAACTGCTTTGGAGCACCTCCGTCCTGATGATCTTCTTCGATATGGTTGAGTATCATGCCACAGAGCGTGTGCTTTGCCAGTTTCACCTTCCCCAGCCTATATCGAGGGAGCCTGGATGAGTGGCTATACACTATCAGCGGGATGACCGTGCCAGGCTGGacgatatatatatgggatggctaGAGCAGCAGGTCCATATTTAGGAGGAGCAGCGAGCTGACCGTATTCCGCCAGCACCTACATTTACCCAGGAGGCCACTATTCATATGTATGCGTCATGGTACCATCGTCACACCGGACTAATCATCGGGAACCCCATTAATGTACTTGGCAAGCGCTACAAaccatacgccgggagacacaaggcactggtatgttttttggcttattaatatcgtataattgtgatatagcattatttaattaatattttaaatatttcacaggCTATTGGGCGTCATCACCTCTACCAGTTGGGACAGGAGATGCAGCAGCATACCGACATCCCTACAGTCGTTGACTATGGCCGGCGGGTGGCACAGTTGGCTCGTCGGACCCTGTTTCAGGCGAGAGATGCCGCGAGGTTGGACCACGAGGCTCAGTATGCAGCGCCAGAGGACTACCATCGGGGTAGGGGTGTCCCACGTGGATGGCGGACGCAGGTTGAGTTATGCCTCATTCCCGGCGATTGATGCGGATCTACCACAGACGCatgtatgtttgtattactttaaaatttcaatttattttcttttccttaatgagctaccattaattaatttttaactttcttaTGAAGGCTTCGTCCCAGCCCATCTTTGAGGCCACTATATGCTTTGATGAGAACACCACAGATGCATATATTCAGGAGGCCGACGAGACCACGgtgggaaaatattttttgacttaacacgtacaataCAAATATACTTTGTCAAATGCTAAGTTTAGTACTTGTTTTGTAGGTTGTTGACGGCCCGACGACCTATTCTTCCGATCCTGCCAGTTGTGGTGTCGATGCTGCTGCacatcctcacataaagaggcagcttgatgatgatgatcaagatagtgtacccgggcgacaggggatgcgactcaggccagcagcagcactgaagcacacaggctgcgggactcactgatttacttaggtttttagATTGTGTAAATAGTGCATTATGTAAATAGTGATAGCAATTATCTTTTAAcaacatttttattttaattgcgtTTGAACAGCAGTTTTACTTAAACGGTACACAAGAAACACAAACATTGCAAACGTAGCACAAAAACAAACAGTAGAACTAAAAACATCACTGCACAAAGGATAACTAAAACCagcttttttcacatggttttcatctttttcagaacgacaagacaactccataaaacgcagtactataccacgctttatgtattaaatttttctgcaataaaccaGCTTTTTTCACATAGTtatcatctttttcagaacgacaagacaactccataaaacgcagtactataccacgctttatgtattaaatttttctgcaataaaccagctttttcacatggttttcatctttttcggaacgacaagacaactccataaaacgcagtactataccacgctttatgtattaaatttttctgcaataaactAGCTTTTTTCACATAGTtatcatctttttcagaacgacaagacaactccataaaacgcagtactataccacgctttatgtattaaagttttttcacatggttttcatctttttcagaacgacaagacaactccataaaatgcagtactataccacgctttatatattttgtctcgcctataaataagATAGAATTGTAGTTACTTTGTGTGCTCAAAAATTAGTAAAaacaaatatttcattaaaagtaaggtttttttactaaaagcaaatatttcattaaatggctcaacctcttcgtccacTAAAGTGCAACTGTGGAAAAGAATGCTCGATGAAAAATTGTTGGGACgatggtgaagttggacgccgctactggtgcTGTATGAACCAGTTATACAAGGTTCCCGacgaacctatttgtgattttgaggaatgggttgatgaaccatgttatcaggaatgctaaagagaacaactgcagtttcttcataatatgtgtttatgCCAATGGGAAACACAAAGAGAAAGCGATAGAATTATTGTAGAAATGAGGGCGAAACTGAAGGAGGtgagagaagaaaaatggaaagcacaatggaattgtgaagcacaaaaggaacgaaaaaaaaatataaacgggaacttgcagaggtgaaggcgaaactgaaagaggtagaagaagaaaaagaacgaatggaagaacgatttaagtggttggagcggagaataaatggCAATCGGGActaaacattggcatgtatgtgtttagtgtatttttcatatttcatgtatttttattatgttggcctgttatgtttgtgtttgtgctgtagtaatgttttatttacattttcctacaattaaacagctttttcttcactcattctaaattgtggaacataattttatttgatatatattgcaacatacacaagtacaaacatgtattacaaaaaataataccaaaataaaagactaggggtatccttgatagttgggtacattcgacgaacttgcaccaggagccggattaccaccgccacgcacaccacctgaaggacatttacgacggtcgtgccctgtttgcgagcatatgccacatttacgtgcataaacggtgtcactaacatccatttgattccgtatacgcgttctcttttgcacttgcagcttgcACAAATAGTCCTTATTACATACCATCTTAAaaggttccggcggccaataatgctcagcacctaatAGTTGCAACTTCCCACTATACGTGTCTCCTTGTTGCAACAACACTGTATTTCCTATCAATATAGTTTGTTGCCCCAtatccaacttgttgaaagcacttcaacgcatgtgcgcacggcatgtggtagatggtccatttcccacatgaacataACCTCCTATTTTCATTTACCGTCTGTAGATTATTCCCACGGTGTCCGCGGATAgcggtcttaacttcaaaaacacctcGTTCATGATCGTACTGAAGAAATGAATGCCACTGTGCTCGCCTCCTGGACCTTTCAAATCTTCTTATGGGTATTGacataaattgaacacccctgTCCATCAATGCTGATGCAGCTgcatgcctttcaacaaacctctccgcactctgtttgaatgtcatgcagaccatggcagtgacaggcagtcCACGGGCAGACTTCAACAAGCCGTTGAATGACTCCAACACGTTTGTAGTGAGGGATCCCCATCGTCTTCCGccatcagcatgcaatgtccacatgtgaagctcatgccccatcaaccaagtataggctcgtggtTCTAACTACcggatcgcttccatgcgcctcgtgaatttgcactgctggtgctTAGTTGTAGCCATCCACATTAAGTCATGCAATGCCTTGTCAGGATATTCCTtttggaaattggccttcaggtgacgcacacagtaacggtggtatgcatatggTTCCTCCCATTCAGGTAAGTgacgtacagaacttaaaataccaccatgtcgatcagatattagacaaatacctgaacactgtttgacaacgtgctgcttcaagtggttcaaaaaagcATCCACGTCTCTTCGCTTTTCGTTGGCACAtatggcaaaagctagtggaaatatttgcccattggcatctactgcaactgcaatcaaaagcttaatatcatactttccatagacatgagtaccatctatggaaataacaggacgacaatgcacaaaaccatcaattgctggtttaaatgaccagaacacatagttaaaaatatattcgggtctgtccgaactccgctcacgcctccattcaacaacagtcccgaggttaaagtgttgcagtgcggccatgtacctgggcagatttgaaaaagacttatcccagtcgccataaataagttcaaaggcacgtttgcgatcgagatatgcctttcttttggttatagtacaaccatactcctggtggacggctgtaatacactctttaatcttgaacctaatggacacttccaaatatggaatcaagacaagagaaatcaagtccatATCAAAGTCgaagtgattctcattgtatGTGTCCATTTTACATCTATGCTcgctaataaatttacccactttccacaaacctAATTTCTTCTTGGTGAAacgcaacatccagtgacaacccataaagtgTCTATGGCATACAGCCTTGTATTTCTCCGTAGTTGACACACTTAccatcatctcacgacactctcttatactgtagatttttacagccctaATTAAGCGAACTTTCTCagggaaatacatgccctttgtcaGAATAGCTGGTCTAGATGCATCCCACATCACTGACCgaaattcatcatcatcccttgtgagggcatccacgttcggcatgcttggcaaattatcaaggtagagaatattccgctcatgaaatggcacgtgggactcgtacactcctggtctagcgggaggtggaggaacatgctccctcgtcagctcaggttcaacattcacttcctcctcatcatcaccctcatcatggaagggtgtgtcatccaCAGACTCATCCgtattgttgtcataatcactatcatcttcctaactctgtgcatctgccaaatcacgagtaaATACGTCGTCTATGGGCAATTGTGTGAGGTTAGGAGTTTCAAGAatctcgttttcactgcacaaaaataacaaaatgataatatacccaactagatatatagctatatcactttacttacaagtcgtatTGTCTTGACGTTTtatgatggatattttcttgcTGGTGATGACTCCCAGATAGACCACCGTGGTCCAATACtgcagaactacgcatattccaactaggggcggggtaataacttgtaaaattcgTATCCGGACGctaccccctatgaaaaatatgagtgttaatacaaatctaattaaaacataaaataaacatcgctaaagcgtagtaaaagtgaagtttaccagtcgtcttgttgattatataaagtcgaaaaattattttgtggctgctcattcgccggtggtgacaagtttaaatcaagcCAAGCTCTTTCATCAGtaatctgtccggcaaaaactgctccagaataaccacctgatgactgggggttatccctactatgcacgccctcattattgggaacgtcttccaccttgacgtacatttccaataattttattacaataaattccctgtattcatccggaatccgcaaaaaatctctaagagtttcatcatcctcgatgttaaactcaaaataataagcaaacccctgcggaGTCATTGAATACAGAAATCTACCGGTTATTTTAAGGTTAACCGAACGCCTCCTCTCATTCActtttttacgtaacaacgataccaatttatcgtactccatagtaaacggcaatttaacatgacattgtggaggtgagctatacctcaTAGAGTTATTCTCCAACACAACCTTACCCTCCCAATATAGTGAAACCATTATTTTTGCCACTTCAGACATTGTAAAAAAatgattgataagaagaagagagacgtatgaacataagtttgaagtaaagtattgaatgaattttcataaaattgaaacgcctttaaataaggcaagtccgacGTTGGGGTGT is drawn from Nicotiana tabacum cultivar K326 chromosome 22, ASM71507v2, whole genome shotgun sequence and contains these coding sequences:
- the LOC107762676 gene encoding uncharacterized protein LOC107762676; this encodes MYLASATNHTPGDTRHWLLGVITSTSWDRRCSSIPTSLQSLTMAGGWHSWLVGPCFRREMPRGWTTRLSMQRQRTTIGVGVSHVDGGRRLSYASFPAIDADLPQTHASSQPIFEATICFDENTTDAYIQEADETTVVDGPTTYSSDPASCGVDAAAHPHIKRQLDDDDQDSVPGRQGMRLRPAAALKHTGCGTH